AAATTCAACCTATTGATTGAAGGGTAAAAACATGGCAGGACTAGCAACCGTCACGAAGCTGGCTGGCGAAACGGTAGGACAAGAATTCCTGATTTTTACGCTGGGTGCTGAAGAGTACGGCATTGATATTCTGAAAGTTCAAGAGATCCGTGGTTATGATCAAGTGACCCGTATCGCTAACACCCCGGCTTTCATTAAAGGTGTCACTAACTTACGCGGCGTTATTGTTCCTATTATTGATTTACGGGTTAAATTTGCTCAACAGGGCGTCAGTTATAACGAGAATACGGTCGTCATCGTGCTGAACTTTGGTCAGCGTGTCGTCGGTATTGTTGTTGACGGTGTGTCTGATGTGCTGTCATTAACGGCTGAGCAAATCCGCCCAGCCCCTGAGTTTGCTGTGACTCTGGCGACCGAATACCTGACAGGTTTAGGTTCGCTGGGTGAGCGGATGCTGATTTTGGTTGATATTGAGAAGTTGCTGAGCAGTGAAGAGATGTCATTGCTCGATTCAGTGGTGAAAGGTTAATTAAGCCTAATGGGGTCAGTTTTTGATTCGATACCGAGTCAGTGGCCACATTATCATCACCTTTTCAATCAAGCGGGAGGGCAAGTTAGCCCTTCTGCGCCAAGTTTTTGCTGAACACAAAGATCAAATTGTTAATCCCTGGTATCTCCGCGGTAAAATAATCTTTCTCCCCGGTAAAGTTCCCCCCTTTGGTGCCGATAACACAGTTAATTAAACGTCTTATGTTTTGGCGTACCCGTATTTGACATACCTATATTTTGACGTACTTATGAAGGGATAACATGTTCAAGCGTATGAAAGTGGTCACCAGCTTGCTGTTGGTGTTAGTGCTATTTGGTGCCTTACAGCTGGTTTCCGGCGGGCTTTTCTTCAACTCCCTGAAAAATGACAAAGAAAACTTCGCTGTTTTACAAGTTATCCGTCAACAACAGTCGGTGCTGAATGAAAGCTGGGTCAATCTACTGCAAACACGTAATACATTAAACCGTGCGGGCATTCGCTACATGATGGATGTGAACCACACTGGCAGCGGCCCAACAGTGAATGATCTTTTGGCTTCAGCCAAAGGCACCTTGGGTGTGGCGGCAGAGCGTTTTAAAAGCTATGAGCAAATTCCTCTGGATAGCCAACAAGATCCAGAATCAGCTAAAAAGTTAAAACAAACTTATGAGCAATACTTTGGCGCATTGACCGAGCTTATCCAATTGATGGAAGCAGCTAAGATCAATGAATTCTTTGACCAGCCAACTTCCAGTTTCCAAAATGCTTTTGAGCATGACTACAACACCTACCTGACACAAAACGACCGTCTGTACTCCGGTGCCGTGGAAGACAGTAACCGCTCCTTCACTTATGCGATGAGCGTGATTGTTTTTGTACTGATTGCAGTATTCGTGGTGATTGTGGGGGTGTGGCTGGGTATGCAGCACATCTTGATTAATCCACTGAAGCACTTGATTGAACATATCAAACATATTGCTAACGGTGATTTGACTCAGAATATTGAAGTGCATAGTCGCAATGAAATG
The sequence above is drawn from the Yersinia enterocolitica subsp. enterocolitica genome and encodes:
- the cheW gene encoding chemotaxis protein CheW, which encodes MAGLATVTKLAGETVGQEFLIFTLGAEEYGIDILKVQEIRGYDQVTRIANTPAFIKGVTNLRGVIVPIIDLRVKFAQQGVSYNENTVVIVLNFGQRVVGIVVDGVSDVLSLTAEQIRPAPEFAVTLATEYLTGLGSLGERMLILVDIEKLLSSEEMSLLDSVVKG